A genomic segment from Lutzomyia longipalpis isolate SR_M1_2022 chromosome 3, ASM2433408v1 encodes:
- the LOC129792428 gene encoding uncharacterized protein LOC129792428, which yields MHGIKRVCIFCMLTTLLPSILIVLPLYLRHSKYADVVYSLAESDIVEIKEGISSIFCEQHVLRMNASFHAVQLSHSPEISKKRRKHIRLKKSMTLPDDTLEYWGFFLLKGATVALKVCSRFDGSRILVVKGERNLKTCGLQDHNKNKPNLANNLGTVSVTFETVAEEVHDDQPKSASSDEEAKIEEMARLKAAAEQFIKNHAKSSLAETILTLKSNHTARKRRDLVLDRKINHGGTALNYTDEPSDSVSSFENSLLTCYDGQILLAQSFPPSSQCHNVKFLENGTHMIMRHDATADGYYYYIFYSDNDLVSNDINAIFDIHKPTFQYSRREGSRDCVNSTTCVFPIRFFSDETVIVEVPTRDGIEHEDDDYTTLVSTCKPRMAVYVIFPIAILFLLVTCSFM from the exons ATGCATGGAATAAAGAGGGTGTGCATCTTTTGCATGCTCACCACACTCCTACCATCCATCCTCATTGTCCTGCCACTGTACTTGAGACACAGCAAGTATGCTGATGTTGTCTACTCACTAGCTGAGTCAGACATTGTGGAGATCAAGGAAGGTATTTCATCGATCTTCTGCGAACAGCACGTCCTTCGTATGAATGCATCCTTCCATGCCGTCCAGCTGTCGCATAGTCCGGAAATCTCCAAGAAACGACGCAAGCACATTCGCCTCAAGAAGTCCATGACACTCCCGGACGATACATTGGAATATTGGggcttttttctcctcaaaggGGCCACTGTGGCACTCAAAGTGTGCTCCCGCTTCGATGGATCTCGCATTTTGGTTGTGAAGGGCGAGAGGAATCTTAAGACGTGTGGCCTTCAG GACCACAATAAGAACAAACCGAATTTGGCAAACAATTTGGGTACAGTGAGCGTTACATTTGAGACGGTAGCTGAGGAAGTTCACGATGACCAACCTAAATCCGCAAGTTCCGATGAGGAagcaaaaattgaagaaatggCAAGATTAAAGGCAGCTGCAGAGCAATTCATAAAGAATCATGCCAAATCTTCCCTCGCTGAGACAATCCTAACACTCAAATCAAACCATACTGCGCGAAAGCGACGAGATCTTGTTCTAGATCGTAAAATAAATCACGGTGGAACAGCTCTCAACTACACGGATGAGCCATCGGACTCAGTGTCGAGCTTCGAAAATAGCCTCCTTACCTGCTACGACGGGCAGATTCTGCTTGCACAGAGTTTTCCGCCAAGTTCGCAGTGCCATAATGTGAAATTCCTGGAGAATGGGACGCACATGATAATGCGACATGATGCCACGGCTGATGGGTACTACTACTACATTTTCTACAGCGACAACGATCTCGTGTCCAATGATATCAATGCAATTTTCGATATTCACAAACCCACATTCCAGTATTCACGCAGGGAGGGTTCCCGTGATTGCGTGAACAGCACCACGTGCGTATTTCCCATTCGCTTTTTCTCAGACGAAACGGTCATCGTGGAGGTGCCAACGAGGGATGGGATTGAGCATGAAGACGATGACTACACCACTTTGGTCTCAACCTGCAAACCCCGAATGGCGGTTTATGTGATCTTCCCCATTGcaattcttttccttctcgTTACGTGCTCATTTATGTAG